Proteins encoded by one window of Candidatus Micrarchaeia archaeon:
- a CDS encoding DUF2892 domain-containing protein, producing the protein MEKNISDIDGGVRIVLGIIFALIYTGTLGVSVTYPLSWVVLALAVILLFTGIFGFCPLYRLLGISTAKNGGKTEAKKKK; encoded by the coding sequence ATGGAAAAGAACATTTCTGACATTGACGGCGGCGTGCGGATTGTGCTGGGCATAATATTTGCCCTAATTTATACCGGAACGCTCGGCGTAAGCGTAACCTACCCCCTGAGCTGGGTGGTGCTCGCACTGGCGGTGATATTGCTGTTTACAGGCATATTCGGGTTCTGCCCGCTATACAGGCTGCTCGGAATCAGCACTGCGAAGAATGGGGGAAAGACCGAAGCTAAGAAGAAAAAGTAA